The window AATGGGGACATTTTTGGGTAGCTAGGAAGTGCGGCGTGAAAGTAGAAGAATTCGCTTTTGGCTTACCACCCAGACTGTGGGGTAAGAAAAAAGGTGATACTTTGTATGCGATCAATGCTATTCCCTTCGGTGGCTACGTGAAAATGCTAGGACAAGATGACTTCGATCCCAAAGCGGCCGTCGACACACCTCGAACTGCAGATCATTTTGAAGCTAAAACCTGGTGGCAGAAAGCATTAATACTGTGTGCTGGTGTAGCCATGAATGTCCTATTGGCAATTGTCCTCTTTAGCATTGGCTATATGGTGGGCATGAAACCCTTAATTCCAGATTCACCTTTATTTAATCAAGCTTTAGAACGAAATGGAGTGATAATTCGCGAAATTCAAAAAGACTCATTAGGAGAAAGTATCGGGATTCCAAATGAAGGGAAAATTGAAAAGATTAACAATACCACGGTAAAAACTACCGCACAGTTGCACGAGCTAATCGGTAAGTACAAAAATGCTGGTTTTAGTCTGACCATTGATAATCAGACATACGGGATACCTGCTCTCAAGGAAAATGAAAAAATTGGCTTAGCTTATGGTGAGAATATGACCTTAAAAGAAATTCAATTACCCCCACATCAAGCTATCTACTATGGTGCTGTTGACAGCGTATTGATACTACGAGAGACCTTTGCTAGTTTTGGCAAATTGATCACTCAGTTGTTTACCAAACTGGAGCTGAGCCAAGAAGTAACAGGCCCGGTAGGAATATTCAAGCTTACAGCTCAAGTGACTCAAAATGGCTTTATCCCCTTTTTACAATTAATTGCATTACTCTCTTTGAGCTTGGCAGCTGTAAATATCATTCCTTTTCCGGCACTTGATGGTGGCAGATTGTTCTTCGTCCTCCTAGAAAGTATCTTTCCTAAACGTTGGAATAAACTCATTGAAGGTAAGGTTCATTTGATTGGCATGATGTTATTGCTACTTTTCATGCTAGCCATTACCTACAAGGATATCGTGAAACTTTTTAATTAGTATTTAAATCAGGTTAAAACTTTGCTACACAGCAGTTGACTAAGAGTAGTAAAAGAAACTATAAAGAGGATTGCTTTTGGTATTATTTCATGACAAAACTGGATTGGAGCACCACTATTCTTTCGATTAGAGATAAAAATCCTTATTGTCGCAAGCTGCTTTATCAGCTTTATCATTATGAAGATGAGTTTTTGGAGAGACGAATATATGAGCTAAGCTTCGCTCTCTATGCGCGTTTTTTTCAGGAGAAGTTAGCACCTCATTATTTAGTAGACTACTTTAAGGCATTACAAAATATTCTAGAGAACCAAAGTATCATTAGTGACAATCCTGATATTCTTAGCATTCTCAATTTGGGCCTCCAATTAGATAATTTTCGCCAGTATAGTGAGGATAATCTGCAACTTACCCATATTATGTTACAAATCAATTATTTGATTACTGGCTGGCAAAGTAAAAACCATATTTGTAAGTACTGCGGCCACAAATTAGAATTACTTACCCAACCACTTGATGAAGTTGAGCAGGCAAAAAGCGGCAAGAAAAACAATTATTCCAACATAGCCTGAACAGCTATTTTAGCTTATACTTATTTTGTAGCTAATCTCATCTATGAGCACTGTCAGAAACAAACATGAATTACATTTTATTTTGTTGCTAATTTTCCTGGGCCTCTATTTAGCATATTTAACATATGCACCTTTCTTGTATGATTTCATCTTGGCCGCTAGTGCAGCAGCTATCATGAAGCCTTTGTATCATTATATGCAGAGAAAGAATAATGCAAACAATAATCTTAGCGCTTGTTTGTGCACTATTTTGCTCATTATTATTGTGATCGGCCCAATTGCTTTATTGGTTACCACCATTACCAATGAATCCTTTGCTACCTACAATTTTATCCGCGATCAAATCCAGTCAGGCAATTTGGAGCGCATGTTTCAAATCCAACAGCACCCCTGGTTACAAGATGCCACAAACTTTATTAGCCAATATATTGATATCAAAACTATTGATCTCAAAGGACCACTAGCCGATCAAGCTACCAGAGTGTCTCTCTGGATATATCAAGGTGGTACGGATTTACTCACCAGCATCTCCATGCTGCTACTGCATTTATTTTTTGTAGTACTCATGTTCTTTTTCCTCATTCGAGATAGTAAAAAAATCATGGAAGAAATTAGTAAATTCAGCCCAATATCTACGAGCAATGAAGCAATTTTGAGTCAAAAATTTACTGATATCAGTCAGGCTATTATCCGTGGTACCTTTTTAACAGCCATGATTCAAGGCACATTAGTAGGCATAGCTTTTGCCGTATTGGGCCTGCCTGGAGCAATCTTTTGGGCATTTGTTTCTACCTTCTTTGCCCTAATGCCTTTAATTG is drawn from Candidatus Abawacabacteria bacterium and contains these coding sequences:
- a CDS encoding site-2 protease family protein; translated protein: MFATILNTAINIASFLFILGILVLVHEWGHFWVARKCGVKVEEFAFGLPPRLWGKKKGDTLYAINAIPFGGYVKMLGQDDFDPKAAVDTPRTADHFEAKTWWQKALILCAGVAMNVLLAIVLFSIGYMVGMKPLIPDSPLFNQALERNGVIIREIQKDSLGESIGIPNEGKIEKINNTTVKTTAQLHELIGKYKNAGFSLTIDNQTYGIPALKENEKIGLAYGENMTLKEIQLPPHQAIYYGAVDSVLILRETFASFGKLITQLFTKLELSQEVTGPVGIFKLTAQVTQNGFIPFLQLIALLSLSLAAVNIIPFPALDGGRLFFVLLESIFPKRWNKLIEGKVHLIGMMLLLLFMLAITYKDIVKLFN
- a CDS encoding AI-2E family transporter, whose amino-acid sequence is MSTVRNKHELHFILLLIFLGLYLAYLTYAPFLYDFILAASAAAIMKPLYHYMQRKNNANNNLSACLCTILLIIIVIGPIALLVTTITNESFATYNFIRDQIQSGNLERMFQIQQHPWLQDATNFISQYIDIKTIDLKGPLADQATRVSLWIYQGGTDLLTSISMLLLHLFFVVLMFFFLIRDSKKIMEEISKFSPISTSNEAILSQKFTDISQAIIRGTFLTAMIQGTLVGIAFAVLGLPGAIFWAFVSTFFALMPLIGTPIIWLPASIILFVSGAYVKGFLLLAFGLLIISTIDNLLRPYLMGNKAHLPGIVIFFAVLGGISVFGAMGIVIGPMITVFLLTLLEMYGHKLKNPGSSGMNDDDTEPVLIA